One genomic segment of Pseudomonas sp. p1(2021b) includes these proteins:
- a CDS encoding DHA2 family efflux MFS transporter permease subunit: protein MCVGMFIALIDIQIVSASLKDIGGGLSAGADDTAWVQTAYLIAEIIVIPLSGWLSRVMSTRWLFAASAAGFTLTSLLCALAWNIQSMIAFRALQGFLGGSMIPLVFTTAFIYFTGKQRVIAASVIGAIASLAPTLGPAVGGWITDVSSWHWLFYINLVPGLFVTVAVPLLVKVDRPNLGLLKGADYLGMGLMAVFLGCLEYTLEEGPRWNWFSDITISTTAWVAGLSGMLFIWRCLKIAEPIVDLRALRDRNFALGCLFSFITGIGIFATIYLTPLFLGRVRGYGALDIGLAVFSTGVFQLLAIPVYAFLANRMDLRWILMLGLALFGLSMWDFSPITHDWGARELLLPQAIRGFAQQMAVPPTVTLTLGALSPARLKHASGLFNLMRNLGGALGIAACATVLNDRTNLHFLRLAEHLNVRNETMNTWLDQWSSNAQALGQNSLDASQTALHQLWALTWREAQTMTFADAFLVIMVCFLVATVLVPLMRKVQPPSQPSADAH, encoded by the coding sequence ATGTGCGTGGGGATGTTCATTGCCCTGATCGATATCCAGATCGTTTCGGCCTCGCTCAAGGACATTGGCGGCGGGCTCAGCGCTGGGGCGGACGACACCGCCTGGGTGCAGACGGCCTACCTGATCGCGGAAATCATCGTCATCCCCCTCTCCGGGTGGCTGTCGCGGGTGATGAGCACCCGCTGGCTGTTCGCGGCCTCGGCTGCAGGCTTCACCCTGACCAGCCTGCTCTGCGCACTGGCCTGGAACATCCAGAGCATGATCGCCTTTCGCGCACTGCAGGGGTTTCTTGGCGGGTCGATGATCCCGCTGGTATTCACCACAGCGTTCATCTATTTCACCGGCAAGCAGCGCGTGATCGCGGCCTCGGTGATCGGTGCCATCGCATCGCTTGCCCCCACGCTGGGCCCAGCGGTTGGCGGCTGGATCACCGACGTATCGTCCTGGCACTGGTTGTTCTACATCAACCTGGTGCCCGGCCTGTTCGTCACCGTCGCCGTACCGTTGCTGGTCAAGGTCGACCGCCCCAACCTGGGTTTGCTCAAAGGCGCCGACTACCTGGGCATGGGGCTGATGGCGGTGTTCCTGGGGTGCCTGGAATACACGCTGGAAGAAGGCCCACGCTGGAACTGGTTCAGCGATATCACGATCTCCACCACCGCCTGGGTGGCCGGCCTCAGCGGCATGCTGTTCATCTGGCGCTGCCTGAAGATCGCCGAGCCCATCGTCGACTTGCGCGCCTTGCGCGACCGCAACTTTGCCTTGGGTTGCCTGTTCTCTTTCATCACCGGGATCGGCATTTTCGCCACGATCTACCTCACCCCGCTGTTCCTGGGCCGTGTACGCGGCTACGGCGCACTGGATATTGGCTTGGCGGTGTTCTCCACCGGCGTGTTCCAACTGCTGGCCATCCCGGTATACGCCTTCCTCGCCAACCGCATGGACTTGCGCTGGATCCTGATGCTGGGGTTGGCCCTGTTTGGTCTTTCGATGTGGGACTTTTCACCCATCACCCACGACTGGGGCGCCAGGGAACTGCTCCTGCCCCAGGCCATCCGTGGGTTTGCCCAGCAGATGGCGGTTCCACCGACCGTGACCCTCACCCTGGGCGCCCTCTCGCCGGCCCGCTTGAAGCATGCCTCGGGCTTGTTCAACCTGATGCGCAACCTGGGGGGCGCGCTTGGGATCGCCGCGTGTGCCACGGTGCTCAACGATCGCACCAACCTGCACTTTCTGCGTTTGGCCGAGCATCTGAACGTGCGGAATGAAACCATGAACACCTGGCTCGATCAATGGAGCAGCAATGCTCAGGCATTGGGCCAGAACAGCCTGGACGCCAGTCAGACCGCGCTCCACCAGCTCTGGGCGCTGACGTGGCGCGAAGCACAAACGATGACCTTTGCCGACGCCTTCCTGGTGATCATGGTGTGCTTCCTGGTCGCCACGGTGTTGGTGCCATTGATGCGCAAAGTCCAACCGCCGAGTCAGCCATCCGCCGACGCTCATTGA
- a CDS encoding HlyD family secretion protein, whose product MNAPVGVAPDSAGTTEAAAKKPIGKRAALRLATLTLAVIAGAGYGSHWWSTARFIEDTDDAYVGADTTVISAKVPGYITEVAVVDNQFVKAGDLLARIDVRDYNAALAKADGAVAAQRAHLANLDAVELLQQAIIGQAKAQIDARNAEAQRALNDRVRYQNLLSSQAVSVQSAQRVEATWKTAQADRTHAEAGLLAARQQLAVIDTQREQTRAALAQAEADRQQARLNIAYTELRAPVDGYVGNRRAKVGAYAAAGSQLISVVPAHGLWVDANFKEDQLARMQVGQAVSVTADILPGRTFHGRVESIAPATGAQFSVLPPENATGNFTKIVQRVPVRVRLEGSDADFGALRPGLSVFAEIDTKAQPLAQPTVATAGRP is encoded by the coding sequence ATGAACGCTCCTGTTGGCGTAGCCCCCGACTCGGCCGGAACCACCGAAGCCGCTGCAAAGAAACCGATAGGGAAGAGAGCCGCCCTGCGCCTGGCGACACTGACACTCGCAGTGATTGCCGGGGCAGGCTACGGCAGCCACTGGTGGTCGACCGCCCGATTCATCGAAGACACCGACGATGCCTACGTGGGTGCGGACACCACCGTGATCAGCGCCAAGGTGCCGGGCTACATCACCGAGGTCGCGGTGGTGGACAACCAATTCGTCAAAGCCGGCGACCTTCTGGCCCGCATCGATGTACGCGACTACAACGCGGCATTGGCCAAGGCGGACGGCGCCGTCGCCGCACAGCGCGCCCACCTGGCCAACCTCGATGCGGTCGAACTGCTGCAACAGGCCATCATCGGCCAGGCCAAAGCGCAGATCGACGCACGCAATGCCGAAGCGCAGCGCGCCTTGAACGACCGGGTCCGCTACCAGAACCTGCTGAGCAGCCAGGCGGTCTCCGTGCAAAGCGCCCAGCGCGTGGAGGCCACCTGGAAAACCGCCCAGGCGGATCGCACTCACGCCGAGGCTGGCTTGCTCGCCGCACGGCAGCAACTGGCGGTGATCGACACCCAACGCGAGCAGACACGCGCCGCACTGGCCCAGGCCGAAGCCGACCGCCAGCAGGCGCGCCTCAACATCGCCTACACCGAGCTGCGCGCGCCGGTGGATGGCTATGTGGGCAACCGCCGGGCCAAAGTCGGCGCCTATGCCGCGGCCGGCAGCCAGTTGATCTCGGTGGTCCCGGCTCACGGCCTGTGGGTGGACGCCAACTTCAAGGAAGACCAACTGGCGCGCATGCAAGTGGGCCAGGCCGTCAGCGTCACCGCGGACATTCTTCCGGGCCGGACTTTCCATGGCCGCGTCGAGAGCATCGCGCCTGCCACGGGCGCCCAGTTCAGCGTGTTGCCGCCTGAGAACGCCACAGGCAACTTCACCAAGATCGTGCAGCGCGTGCCGGTACGGGTGCGCCTGGAAGGCAGCGATGCCGATTTCGGCGCCCTGCGCCCGGGGCTTTCGGTATTCGCCGAAATCGATACCAAGGCACAACCTCTGGCGCAACCGACCGTCGCCACGGCAGGCCGGCCGTGA
- a CDS encoding winged helix-turn-helix transcriptional regulator has protein sequence MKKASFQPMPCPVARALDHIGDGWSLLILRDAFYGLRRFDEFQHSLGIATNTLTRRLGDLVTAGLLERHPYQNNPPRFEYLLSEAGRDLRPVILTLMAWGAKHAEGSQKVYLADEHTGEPVALALMDANTGKRITVDDHRVRISPDADPLTHWRAETGKAHRQGNTLVSPFPTQASSED, from the coding sequence ATGAAGAAAGCCAGTTTCCAACCCATGCCCTGCCCGGTGGCCCGAGCGCTCGATCACATCGGCGACGGCTGGAGCCTCTTGATCCTGCGCGATGCCTTCTATGGATTGCGTCGCTTCGATGAGTTCCAGCACAGCCTGGGCATCGCCACCAATACCCTCACCCGCCGGCTGGGCGACCTGGTCACTGCGGGCCTGCTTGAACGCCACCCGTACCAAAACAACCCGCCGCGCTTCGAATACCTGCTCAGCGAGGCCGGGCGTGACCTGCGCCCGGTGATCCTGACCTTGATGGCATGGGGCGCCAAGCACGCCGAAGGCTCGCAAAAGGTCTACCTCGCCGACGAACACACCGGCGAACCCGTGGCGTTGGCGCTGATGGACGCCAATACCGGAAAGCGCATTACCGTGGATGACCACCGTGTGCGTATTTCCCCCGATGCCGACCCACTGACCCATTGGCGCGCTGAAACCGGCAAGGCCCATCGCCAAGGCAACACCTTGGTGAGCCCCTTCCCCACCCAAGCCTCTTCAGAGGACTGA
- a CDS encoding winged helix-turn-helix domain-containing tetratricopeptide repeat protein has protein sequence MQFAFEDYVLDQQRRELTLRGEVMTIGPQVFDLLLLLVSNRDRVISKDELLQTVWGGRVVSESTVASHINAVRKAIGDSGEAQRLLRTVARKGYRFVGDAQEVPGQEHTAPLLVDQAPGQNLSLPDKPSIMVLPFQNLSGDPGQDYFADGIVEDIIVALSRIRWLFVIARNSSFTFKDRQVDIIAAGRKLGVRYVLEGSVRKAANRVRITGQLIDVTSGAHIWAERFEGLLDDIFELQDQVAESVVGAIAPQLERAEIERAKRKPTDSLCAYDYYLRGTAKLHNGTREAVEDALSLFYTTIELDPEFASAYGMAAWCHFWRKLNGWMVDRPREIAEGARLARLAVELGRDDAVALTRGGHALGHLTKDLDGSIALLDRARLLNPNLAPAWFLGGILRALRGETDVAIENLTHAARLSPLDPEMFRMHVGMALAHFFAGRFDCALGWAEKALGNLSSLLAATVLVAASHALSGRLDEAREAMARLRVLDPSLRVSGLRDWLPIYRDEDLARLADGLRLAGLPE, from the coding sequence TTGCAATTCGCGTTTGAAGACTACGTGCTTGACCAACAACGCCGGGAGCTGACCTTGCGCGGTGAGGTCATGACCATCGGCCCGCAGGTCTTCGACCTGTTGTTGTTGCTGGTCAGCAATCGCGACCGGGTGATCAGCAAGGACGAGTTGTTGCAAACGGTCTGGGGCGGACGGGTGGTTTCCGAGTCAACGGTCGCCAGCCATATCAATGCGGTTCGCAAGGCCATCGGTGACTCGGGCGAAGCCCAGCGCCTGTTGCGTACGGTCGCCCGCAAGGGGTATCGCTTCGTCGGTGACGCCCAAGAGGTGCCTGGCCAGGAGCACACCGCGCCGCTGCTCGTCGACCAGGCGCCCGGGCAAAACCTCAGCCTGCCTGACAAACCTTCCATCATGGTCCTTCCCTTTCAGAACCTGAGCGGCGACCCGGGGCAGGACTACTTTGCCGATGGCATTGTCGAAGACATCATTGTCGCCCTGTCACGCATCCGCTGGCTGTTCGTCATCGCCCGCAATTCCAGCTTCACCTTCAAGGACCGCCAGGTCGACATCATCGCGGCGGGGCGCAAGCTTGGCGTGCGCTATGTGCTCGAAGGCAGTGTGCGCAAGGCTGCGAACCGAGTGCGCATCACCGGCCAGTTGATCGACGTCACCAGCGGTGCCCACATCTGGGCGGAACGCTTCGAAGGCTTGCTCGACGATATTTTCGAGCTCCAGGACCAGGTCGCCGAAAGCGTGGTGGGGGCCATCGCGCCGCAACTCGAACGCGCCGAGATAGAGCGGGCCAAGCGCAAGCCCACCGACAGCCTGTGCGCCTACGACTACTACTTGCGCGGCACGGCAAAACTGCACAACGGCACGCGTGAAGCGGTGGAAGACGCGTTGTCCCTGTTTTACACAACCATCGAGCTGGACCCGGAGTTCGCCTCGGCCTACGGCATGGCGGCCTGGTGCCATTTCTGGCGCAAGCTCAATGGCTGGATGGTCGACCGCCCGCGAGAGATCGCCGAAGGTGCGCGATTGGCGCGGTTGGCCGTGGAACTTGGCCGGGATGACGCCGTCGCCCTGACACGTGGCGGGCATGCGCTGGGGCACCTGACCAAAGACCTCGATGGCAGTATCGCCCTGCTGGACAGGGCGCGCCTGCTCAACCCCAACCTGGCGCCAGCCTGGTTCCTCGGCGGCATATTGCGTGCGCTGCGGGGTGAAACCGACGTCGCCATCGAAAACCTTACCCACGCCGCACGCCTGAGCCCGCTGGACCCGGAAATGTTCAGGATGCACGTGGGAATGGCCCTGGCGCACTTCTTTGCCGGACGTTTCGACTGCGCCTTGGGCTGGGCCGAAAAGGCCCTGGGCAACCTCTCCAGCCTCCTGGCCGCGACCGTGCTGGTGGCCGCCAGCCATGCGCTCAGCGGGCGCTTGGATGAAGCCCGAGAGGCCATGGCACGGCTACGGGTACTGGACCCGAGCCTGCGGGTATCAGGCCTTCGCGATTGGCTGCCGATCTACCGGGACGAAGACCTTGCCCGACTTGCCGACGGGCTGCGCCTGGCCGGACTGCCGGAGTAA
- a CDS encoding SDR family oxidoreductase, which yields MKIVVIGGTGLIGSKLVKSLGERGHEAVAASPSTGVDSITREGLAAAMDGADVVVDVANAPSWEDQAVLDFFQTSTRNLLAAEAAAGVRHHVALSIVGCERLPDNGYFRAKVAQEALIKASAIPYTLLRATQFFEFVGGIAQAATVGDEVRISPALIQPLASVDVASALLDVVLAAPANGTLEVAGPEALPLDELVRRFLRLTGDARKVIPDVHARYFGSELDDQSLTPGADARLGRTRFEDWLARS from the coding sequence ATGAAAATCGTTGTCATTGGAGGCACGGGCCTCATTGGATCGAAACTGGTCAAGAGCCTGGGCGAGCGCGGCCATGAAGCCGTGGCGGCGTCGCCCAGCACCGGCGTCGACAGCATCACCCGCGAAGGCCTCGCTGCGGCGATGGACGGTGCGGACGTGGTCGTCGATGTCGCCAACGCGCCGTCCTGGGAAGACCAGGCCGTGCTGGACTTCTTCCAGACCTCCACCCGCAACTTGCTGGCCGCCGAGGCCGCTGCCGGGGTTCGCCACCACGTCGCGTTGTCGATCGTCGGTTGCGAGCGCCTGCCAGACAACGGCTACTTCCGCGCCAAGGTCGCGCAGGAGGCGCTGATCAAGGCCTCGGCCATCCCCTACACGCTGCTGCGGGCCACGCAGTTCTTCGAATTCGTCGGCGGCATTGCCCAGGCGGCCACCGTCGGTGACGAGGTGCGTATTTCCCCTGCGCTGATCCAGCCCCTGGCCTCGGTTGACGTGGCGTCGGCGCTGCTCGACGTGGTGCTTGCGGCGCCGGCCAACGGCACGCTCGAAGTGGCTGGCCCCGAGGCCTTGCCGTTGGACGAGCTGGTTCGCCGCTTCCTGCGGCTGACAGGCGATGCGCGCAAGGTCATCCCGGATGTGCATGCCCGTTATTTCGGCTCTGAGCTCGATGACCAGTCGCTGACCCCCGGCGCTGACGCGCGCCTTGGCCGTACCCGCTTCGAAGATTGGCTGGCGCGGTCCTGA
- a CDS encoding cupin domain-containing protein, with amino-acid sequence MFSRILCVAAIAALSITSVSAEERPVSKVSVVFDHPLPNVPGKSMRGVIVDYAPGASSPSHRHPKSAFIYATVLEGEIRSSVNGEPAKTYKVGENWYEAPGAFHGVSANASDTKPARLMAVFVLDSTETVLVTPSSK; translated from the coding sequence ATGTTCAGTCGAATCCTGTGCGTCGCGGCGATCGCGGCCCTGTCCATCACCTCGGTATCGGCCGAGGAGCGTCCGGTCAGCAAGGTGTCGGTCGTGTTCGATCATCCCTTGCCGAACGTCCCGGGCAAGAGCATGCGGGGCGTGATCGTCGACTATGCGCCTGGGGCGTCGTCACCGTCCCACCGGCACCCGAAGTCGGCGTTCATCTATGCCACGGTGCTCGAGGGTGAAATACGCAGCAGCGTCAACGGCGAACCGGCGAAAACCTACAAGGTCGGGGAAAACTGGTACGAAGCGCCAGGGGCGTTCCACGGTGTGAGCGCCAACGCAAGCGATACCAAGCCTGCGCGGTTGATGGCCGTGTTCGTGCTCGACAGCACGGAGACGGTGTTGGTCACCCCCAGTTCGAAGTGA
- a CDS encoding HlyD family secretion protein produces MSTLEEPVATSDSTGATAARPSRKKRVGILLCLLALTVLVAGWAIARSNSATSTDNAYVRGDVTSLAAKVAGYVVAVEVQDNQRVQAGDVLFRIDDRDYRAQLAQAEANVKAAEASLANVEAQTQLQQAQIREAAASVQSAVAQRSLANKTHERSRKLIVYSAVSQSVVDQTDAARSSAQAAVSAASATLDAQQQRIAVLIAQRESALAAIAQAQAARDLARIELEHTIVRAPVSGVVGNRQVRVGRFVTPGGALLDLVPVDNVWVVANFKETQVERIQPGQRVQVTIDGYPDGALEGVVDSFAPGSGAAFSLLPPDNATGNFVRVVQRVPVKIRLVQNPLPGRIVPGLSARVEVEVGGDS; encoded by the coding sequence ATGAGCACGCTCGAGGAGCCTGTCGCGACGAGCGACAGCACTGGGGCCACGGCAGCACGGCCCAGCAGGAAGAAGCGGGTGGGCATACTGTTGTGTCTGTTGGCCTTGACCGTACTGGTCGCGGGTTGGGCCATTGCCCGCTCGAACAGCGCGACGTCCACCGACAATGCCTATGTTCGCGGTGATGTCACTTCGCTGGCTGCCAAGGTGGCGGGTTATGTCGTCGCCGTCGAGGTCCAGGACAATCAACGGGTACAGGCGGGGGACGTGCTGTTTCGCATCGACGATCGCGATTACCGGGCGCAGCTTGCGCAGGCCGAGGCCAACGTCAAGGCGGCAGAGGCGAGCCTGGCCAATGTCGAGGCCCAAACCCAGCTGCAACAGGCGCAGATCCGCGAGGCGGCGGCCAGTGTGCAGTCGGCAGTGGCACAGCGCAGCCTGGCCAACAAGACCCACGAGCGCAGCCGCAAGCTGATCGTGTACAGCGCCGTCAGCCAGTCGGTGGTCGACCAGACAGACGCCGCCCGCAGTAGCGCCCAGGCAGCGGTATCCGCCGCGTCGGCCACCCTCGATGCCCAGCAGCAGCGCATCGCCGTGCTGATCGCCCAGCGCGAATCGGCCCTGGCGGCGATCGCCCAGGCGCAGGCCGCCCGCGACCTGGCCAGGATCGAGCTGGAGCACACCATCGTGCGTGCGCCGGTGTCCGGTGTCGTCGGCAACCGGCAGGTACGTGTCGGGCGGTTCGTCACCCCAGGCGGGGCCTTGCTGGACCTCGTCCCGGTCGACAACGTGTGGGTCGTGGCGAACTTCAAGGAAACCCAGGTCGAGCGCATCCAGCCGGGGCAGCGGGTGCAGGTGACGATCGACGGCTACCCGGACGGTGCGCTCGAAGGCGTGGTCGACAGCTTCGCGCCCGGCAGCGGGGCCGCGTTCAGCCTGCTGCCACCGGACAATGCAACGGGCAATTTCGTCCGGGTGGTGCAGCGGGTGCCGGTGAAAATCCGCCTTGTGCAGAACCCGCTACCAGGGCGCATCGTGCCGGGGCTGTCGGCGCGGGTCGAGGTTGAAGTCGGCGGTGACTCGTGA
- a CDS encoding MFS transporter: protein MLAALTEAIASSVLALGRNDMLGDTYATPDEFAWLDVGYTACKLIGFMSAAWLLARIQPRNVIIAATFVMGLACGVTAFTANLELLIVLRILQGLAGGVLLVGGQALIFLVCPRGQQPILQAFFAMGAVVAPATLTPALQGWLIDSQSWTWIFFSVLPLALAAIGVLLIAGVPTVAMPTASRSDVVGMLLVFSSLGCLTYVLSQGSRWDWFEAPHILGATVIGIATLLLFLGHQFLTRRQGVLDFSLFRCTDFTFAFIVSFVAGAALFGSAYLIPAFALSVLAFTPTDAGFLLLPSGACFIGALLLAAYLMQARGVAPFATVPFGILMIMVAMWMLSGSTSESGGPDMMAGVLLRGLGLGFLFLSITLIAFGELAPENLASGIGLFNVGRQLGGLMGVAGLQTLIDHQLVSNAAILGAYVTNGTTAVVERLGSIAAVLGGKGMDALAAGRASMVLLARAVSGQSAVIAFDMAFNAVVLLFAVAAPMLVCIKVLLARHAKKPEPEYPVQAQ, encoded by the coding sequence ATGCTGGCCGCACTGACCGAGGCCATCGCCAGCAGCGTCCTGGCGCTTGGCCGTAACGACATGTTGGGCGACACCTACGCGACGCCTGACGAATTCGCCTGGCTGGATGTTGGCTATACCGCCTGCAAACTCATCGGCTTCATGAGTGCGGCCTGGCTTCTGGCGCGTATTCAGCCACGTAACGTGATCATCGCGGCGACCTTCGTCATGGGCCTGGCTTGCGGTGTCACGGCCTTCACGGCGAATCTTGAGCTGCTGATCGTGCTTCGCATTCTCCAGGGGCTTGCCGGGGGCGTACTGTTGGTAGGCGGGCAGGCCTTGATCTTTCTCGTCTGTCCACGAGGCCAGCAGCCCATTCTTCAAGCGTTTTTTGCCATGGGGGCGGTCGTTGCACCGGCTACTCTGACGCCAGCCTTGCAAGGGTGGTTGATCGATAGCCAGTCATGGACCTGGATTTTTTTCAGCGTCTTGCCCTTGGCACTGGCCGCGATTGGCGTCCTGCTGATCGCGGGTGTGCCGACCGTCGCGATGCCGACCGCGTCCCGATCTGACGTGGTGGGTATGCTGTTGGTTTTCTCCAGCCTGGGCTGTCTGACCTACGTACTGAGCCAGGGCAGCCGTTGGGACTGGTTCGAAGCACCGCACATCCTGGGGGCCACGGTGATCGGCATCGCGACATTGCTGCTGTTCCTCGGCCATCAGTTCCTGACCCGGCGCCAGGGCGTACTCGACTTCAGCCTGTTCCGTTGCACCGACTTCACCTTCGCGTTCATCGTCAGTTTCGTCGCCGGAGCCGCATTGTTCGGCAGCGCCTACCTGATTCCGGCATTTGCCCTGTCGGTGCTTGCTTTCACGCCCACGGACGCGGGTTTTTTGCTGTTGCCCAGTGGTGCGTGCTTCATCGGCGCGCTACTGCTCGCGGCTTACCTCATGCAGGCCCGTGGTGTCGCGCCATTCGCCACGGTGCCGTTCGGCATTCTGATGATCATGGTCGCGATGTGGATGTTGTCGGGTTCGACCAGTGAAAGCGGGGGGCCTGACATGATGGCCGGCGTACTGCTGCGCGGTCTGGGGCTCGGATTCCTGTTCCTTTCCATCACCCTGATCGCATTCGGCGAGCTTGCGCCTGAAAACCTCGCCAGCGGGATCGGCCTGTTCAACGTCGGTCGCCAGCTTGGAGGGCTGATGGGCGTCGCAGGGCTGCAAACGCTCATCGACCATCAACTGGTCAGCAATGCGGCAATCCTTGGGGCCTATGTCACGAACGGGACGACCGCTGTCGTCGAGCGGCTGGGTAGCATCGCCGCCGTGCTGGGAGGCAAGGGTATGGATGCCCTGGCGGCTGGCCGGGCTTCGATGGTGCTGTTGGCGCGGGCCGTGTCGGGGCAGTCGGCGGTCATTGCCTTCGATATGGCGTTCAACGCGGTGGTGCTGTTGTTCGCCGTCGCGGCGCCGATGTTGGTATGCATCAAGGTTCTGCTCGCGCGCCACGCCAAAAAGCCTGAACCGGAATACCCGGTTCAGGCTCAGTAG
- a CDS encoding oxidoreductase, which translates to MRTWLITGASRGFGTLIAQHALAAGDAVIATARKPEDIEARLGQHPNLLAVRLDVTREEDAHAAVAAGIKHFGQIDVLVNNAGFGVLGAVEETSASETERLFATNVFGLLNVTRAVLPHMRRQRSGHIINISSLGGYQAYMGWGVYGSTKFAVEGISEAMHQELAPLGIKVTVVEPGFFRTDFLDDQSLVKTALELPDYATTVGMMRSHAQAANHAQPGNPAKLAEALMTLANATNPPLRLALGSDAVARIETKNSAVERELAQWRELSLSTDFAS; encoded by the coding sequence ATGCGTACTTGGCTCATTACTGGCGCTTCCCGTGGTTTCGGCACCCTGATCGCTCAACACGCCCTGGCGGCTGGCGACGCGGTCATTGCAACGGCGCGCAAGCCTGAAGACATCGAGGCCCGCTTGGGCCAACACCCCAACCTGCTGGCGGTGCGCCTGGATGTGACCCGCGAGGAAGACGCCCACGCAGCGGTCGCTGCCGGCATCAAGCATTTCGGGCAGATCGATGTGTTGGTCAACAATGCGGGGTTTGGCGTACTGGGCGCGGTCGAAGAAACCAGCGCCAGCGAAACCGAACGGTTGTTCGCCACCAACGTCTTTGGCCTGCTCAACGTGACCCGCGCCGTGCTGCCCCACATGCGCCGCCAACGCAGTGGCCACATCATCAACATCTCGTCGCTCGGTGGCTACCAAGCCTATATGGGTTGGGGGGTATACGGTTCGACCAAGTTCGCCGTCGAAGGCATCAGTGAAGCGATGCATCAGGAGCTGGCGCCCTTGGGCATCAAGGTGACCGTCGTCGAACCCGGGTTCTTCCGCACCGACTTCCTGGATGACCAATCCCTGGTGAAGACGGCTCTGGAACTGCCGGACTATGCCACCACCGTCGGCATGATGCGCAGCCATGCGCAAGCGGCCAACCATGCTCAGCCTGGTAACCCTGCGAAACTGGCCGAAGCCTTGATGACCTTGGCCAATGCCACCAACCCGCCGCTGCGCCTGGCCCTTGGCAGCGACGCCGTTGCGCGTATCGAGACCAAGAACAGCGCGGTCGAGCGAGAGCTGGCGCAGTGGCGGGAACTGTCGCTCTCCACTGATTTCGCTTCGTAA
- a CDS encoding LysR family transcriptional regulator translates to MKPTSTADLSLFLCIARHLNLSRAAVELGLTPSALSHALRQLEARLDVRLFNRTTRSVALTEAGERLHARLQPAFRDIADALEDLNSFRDKPSGNLRITAGRAAAELALLPLANRFLTAYPDVRLEIVSDDALVDMVGAGFDAGVRLGERLQADMVSLSLGPYLRSVVVGSPAFFERHPMPQHPQDVKGLPCIGHRFPSGTLYRWEFERGGIRLEVDVQGPLILGDVSLMLAPALQGLGLAYVFEDMAKPYLESGQLQQVLGDWCQYYPGLHLYYPSRRQVPAALKAFIEFVREHR, encoded by the coding sequence ATGAAGCCGACCAGTACCGCTGACCTGTCGTTGTTCCTGTGTATCGCCCGGCACCTCAACCTGAGCCGCGCCGCGGTAGAGCTGGGGCTTACGCCTTCGGCCTTGAGCCATGCGTTGCGGCAACTGGAAGCTCGCCTCGATGTGCGCCTGTTCAACCGCACCACCCGCAGCGTGGCCCTCACCGAGGCGGGGGAGCGCCTCCATGCCCGGTTGCAACCTGCGTTTCGCGACATCGCGGATGCGCTGGAAGACCTCAACAGCTTTCGCGACAAACCCTCGGGCAACCTGCGGATCACGGCGGGGCGCGCTGCCGCCGAGCTGGCGCTTTTACCCCTGGCCAACCGTTTCCTGACCGCCTACCCGGACGTGCGCCTGGAAATCGTCAGTGACGACGCGCTGGTGGACATGGTCGGCGCTGGCTTCGATGCTGGGGTGCGCTTGGGTGAGCGACTACAGGCCGACATGGTTTCGTTGTCCCTTGGCCCTTACCTGCGCTCGGTGGTGGTCGGCTCGCCCGCGTTCTTCGAGCGTCATCCCATGCCACAACACCCGCAGGACGTGAAGGGGTTGCCTTGCATCGGACACCGCTTCCCCAGCGGCACGCTCTATCGGTGGGAGTTCGAGCGTGGCGGTATCCGGCTGGAAGTCGATGTCCAGGGGCCGTTGATCCTCGGCGATGTCAGCCTGATGTTGGCGCCGGCCCTACAAGGCCTTGGCCTGGCCTATGTGTTCGAGGACATGGCCAAACCGTACCTGGAGTCTGGCCAACTGCAGCAAGTGCTGGGCGATTGGTGCCAGTACTACCCAGGGCTGCACCTGTATTACCCGAGCAGGCGCCAGGTGCCGGCGGCGTTGAAGGCGTTCATCGAGTTTGTACGGGAACATCGCTAG